tttaaataattaccATCTTCCCTATTTTAGCTGTTAATTTTCTGTAGGAGACCATTGCACGTGTGGACTGTCGGATAGAAGTGGTTCACATTTCCCACATATAGAAAAGTATTTATCGTAGCGAAGACAGATCTTTGATAGGTGGAAGCTCTCTGGCACAGCCTTCTTCTGGAGAATACATGCTGCGGCATGGGGTGCCACAGGAACGGCTCTGCTGGAGGCTGCTCTCACCACGAGCCTTCTCCTCCACGCTCTGCTCTGTTTCATCCTGGGGACAGCCATGGTCTGTCACACCAGGGACCTCTCTGTGTTACTGGGATGAGGGAAAGAAGTTTGCTGGCATGTGgtcactgacatttaaaaacacCTGTGCCTCTATAAGTGCTACTGCATGTTATGCTATGTTAAATTTTATATTATAAgcttatatacatatataatacacgTTGCATTAAACTTTGCCCTTTAGGGAGCAGTTGGGTACAGAATGGGACCTAAATCCTGGGGTAGCAAAGCACTTTTAATTACCATTAAGGAGGCAAGATCATGTGGatttctctctgacatgcacTTGTTCTTGCCAGCATTGAGGTGTAAAGGAGGACCACATTCTTGACtctcaatgcctttttttttttcttcaagttcagACTTAAGTTTCTGAGGTGGCTCCAGGCTGGGACCATACCAATGGACTTTGGAAACGATGTGGAGTTCAGGTATTTTCCCCCCACAAGACTCCACGTATCCAGTGCACAACTGATCCTGTTATGACTCTTATGCCTATTATTGTGAGCGCATAAAGTTTCCTCTTCTGGGAGAGCCAAAGCATCTCTGAAATAGGGACTGAGCAGGAGCATCTCTGAACACAGTGATGAATTTCCCTGGCTATGACAAAACCATGTTTTCTGTATCATTTGTCTTACAGCTTTGTGGTAATCGCTGTTGTTGAGCTTTTGAAACATACACCTGATTTAAAATGCTCGTGCATGACCCTGGTTGGTGCAGAGGCATGCTGTGAGTCCTGCCCGGCTCCCGTGCAGAACAGGAGCTATCCAGAGCGCACTGATGTCTGATGTCGTGAATGTACATTATTTACTGACAAAATGCCAAGCATGGGATAAGCACTTTGCTGGCTGAGACAATATTGATAAAGAATCCAGGAATCTGCAATGGAATTGGGATTTTAATTGCATTCCTGCCCCCAAAAGCTTGATTTCACGGTAATATCAATAATATGTTAAAACCCAAGTACAGTAAAATAAGTGTATAAATCTGTACTTAAATCTGTACACAGTGCATTACCGCTTTATTATTTGCTTTGTTCTGTCTCATTGGGACCCGATGCCGCAGTCCCCCCGGCAGCGGGCTGTCAGCCGTCCCAGGTCAGTAACAGGGACATGGCAGCCGTGAAGTCCTGCGTCTTCATGAGATGCAGCCCGAGTCCTGTTTGTAATTGTCGGTTACTAATTGACGTCTTCACTTTGGGGCTGAAATGGGCAGGTTTGGCACAGGCACAAGCACGGGAAGCTCTCGGGTCGGCCGTTTGCCGAAACCGCTGTGGTTTGTCTGCATTTGGGATCAGGGCATGGTGTAGGAGCCAAACCCTTCCCACTCCGAGCAGAGCTTCCCTCCATCTCGTACCTGCCCGGCCACGCTGCTGCTGGTCTTCAATCCTCTTGGCAGCGATGCTCCACATCTGCTGCACCCAAGGGGTGAATGACAGGGAACGTTATTAAGTCCCTCAGCTTTTAATACTGCATCTTATCCTAATATGCCGTATCGGATGACTTCGGTCACATATCTCTCTTTCTAAAAAAGATATTACAGAGGGATTAATCAAAATTGGGGTAAGCTAAAGCATGCCTATTCTGGCTAGCCTCTGGTTTCAGCAGTTGCAAAATAATGGCCAGCCTCTTGCTCCTCGCTATAAACATCTGGATGAGGACGCTGAAAGAATTAAATTTTGTGCCTGAAAAATGACATATTGAGTAGGAGCTCTGCTTTCATCTCTGTGATCATGTTTTTAGGAGAATACGCGCAGAGTCTCAGTGTTAACATTCTTTAACTGCTCCTCAAATTACTAATGCTTCACGTTGCTTTAATCCATTCTGCTGTAATAGCTTTATTAGATTAAACTCCCTGCTGAGCAAGTGAGGAACAGTGGGATTATCACACTTCCCTTTGAACAGCcagtaaagacaaaataaatggtTAACAAAATAGAACAAATTCAGTTTGCAGGTGATCTGCAGTTCTCAGCCTCGTGGACTGTGGATAGGCTCCGAGCGTCCCTATTATTCCTTGcttgaaaaatgcctttttagcAGCCTGAAGAAATTCCCGAGGTAAAAAAGAAGTCCTAATGGAATAAAAGTTCCTCTTTCCCCTTTAGATGTGTTGCTAATTGCATCGTGCCGACTGCAGGGACAGTGTGAGGAAAAActgaaactttatttaaaaaaaaattttttttagcttCACTTTTGATGAAGCCGTAGGTGCGCCAGTAACAGCCTTTATCCAGTGTCTCCAGAGTGGCAACTCctaatgactgattttttttttttcttttttttttttagcaaatctAATTAACTATTTGAAGTATTTCGTCAAGAGGCTCACGGTTACTATACACAAGCAGTGGGTGGCTCTTCTAGAGTCTCTTAAAAACTCAGTTTCTTCTCAGCATTCTTAAAATCCTCGTCTGCTGGAGCAATTTGAATTTTGTTATTAGTGACTGCTGGAAATCATAATTCAATAAAGACTaactcatttaaaaatgcttcatgCTGAGCGTGCATTAGGTAACTTGGGAAACTTAGGAGACACAGAAAAACATATACTAATATTCAGGTCTACACAGGAAATTGGTATGGCACTGAGCAGTTTGAAGGaggctttttgtattttttttaagaagctgcaGAAAGGTTGGAAGGAATGCAGTTTTTTTCTAGTAAATGtattccttccctctctccagcatttttttcctaacGCGCTGGCGTCCGTCCAAAGGAATTAAAGGGGATAGTGCAAATATACACGATAAACATTTCTATAATAATTTTATAGATAAGTAAGAAAGCCctcatgtttcttttcctaaactcCTTGTATGTCCCTTGTTACTTGTCTCAAATGAGTTTGGAAGTTTTAAGTATCTCTCCTGCCCCATCTCTCCGATTCCCTTTGTGGCAATAATATTACGGTCATAGAATATATAGTCTTGCCATAGGGGAATGGGCCTCCTGCTCGGATTTTTAAGCCAcatctgcagctgcagctggagcaggcttTGAAAAATATTGGTATTATGAAAGGATGTCATTTTCTAACAATGAATTCTCCTTCAGAGGACACTGCGCCATTTCATTCCTGCCCAGTGCTGTCCGGCAGCTGTCTCCTCTGTAGTTCATTTGCTGCTTGAGTTCACCCTAGGAAATACACAGGGgtattttttcccaatttctttcCCCACAAGTTGTTTCATCTTTAGAATCACAACATTTCCTGCCAACATCAGAGGTTTCCATTCTTGTCTCCTCTCTCCCTTGTTCTTTCTAGCCATTTTCAGACTTATATAGCCCTTCTGTTTCTTACCACCTCTCCCTTTCATCCCCTGGTCCTCTCGCGGTGCCTCCCTCGTTTCAATTCTTCACTTAGCTGGGGTTCAGAAAACAATTGCCGTCTTCCacctgtttttcctcctttgttgCTCTGTGGTTTGATTTAGCCTCTCTTTGTCTGCTTTccccttcttgttttttttcttttttcccctcaccctcTTTTTAAAATCGGAGAAAATGATCAATATTATTCCCCCCCTCTCTGTTTGATAAGATAATGCTGGACTAATGCAGTGGAGGTGGATTTGTTGTCActgcggggagggaggagaaggggtaaaGGTGCTCCAGACACGGCAACGGGCGCTGTGGAAATCGGAGGCTCAcgcagcgcaggcagggctgtgcactGGCAGCCCCCGCTGCGGTCAATACGCTCCGAGTCAGGCTGGATGAGACCGAATAAATACATGTAATTCAGTGGATAAAAAACTAGGACAAAGGCCTGGGTTCTTTGCCCAGGCAAAATGCCCATGGAAACAAGTTGGTGTACGTCAGAGTGGAGAGGCCACTTTTAGGTTGTTTACCTAGGAGATAATTTGGGAAAGCCCGATGCGCAGGAATGTACTTCTGCTCAGCTTTACGCCACGGCTTGGTTGCATTTCCTAGACCTTCTGCTTTATCCTTGTGGCTTTGTTCGCTTTGCAGCAAAACAGCGTCTCCCCCTCGATACAGGATTGTTAGCCGTAGAGAATTAGCAGTGCTGTAGCTACCATACTTTGAAACTTGCCCCTAAGTGGAACGGTCAGGAGGAAACCCCAGCCTGTTTTCTGATTTGGGTGGACGCCGAAAGCTTTCATCCACGCTGAAAGCCATTTTAGGGGAGGTcgggtttttaaaaaattcttttttctttcttcctaataTTGATGATGTGGGAAAAGTAGGTAAAATTTACTGGGGGGAGAGTCAAAACTTCCCCCCATTCTGCCCACCTGTTCGgtgtttctgctgcctttcattttctgaagtgttACATATGGATTACATATGTctttctgctgcagctctgcggctgaaaaaaacccaacaaccacgAGGAAATCAATAAACACCTGTTATTCCCAGATCCGCCGTTACTTGGGCTCAAAAGTGCCCGCAGGCAAAGTTAAAACAAAACCCCCGGTAAGTCTATCTGCCTTCACAGCCGCCTCCTTGCCTGCACGAggggggtttattttattttttatttatttcgtTTTGTTTCATCTCGGTTTATCCCGGAGTGGACCCTCCACCGCCGCTGTGACCTGACAGCCGGGGCTGTGgcccccgcagcgcccggccccgcagcgcccggccccgcagcgcccggccccgcagcgcccggccccgcagcgcccggccccgcagcgcccggccccggctcccgcaGCGTTCCCGGGGCGAGGTTGccccctgctgctctcctgccatTAAACATAAAGCGGGATGCGAGGCGTGCTCTGGGGCCCGCCCTGGCACGCTCGGGGCAATCTGCTGGAACCCGATGGTTTGAAAGCAGGTTTGAGGGCAGCAATGGAAAGCTGGGAGATGCTCTGGTGTAACGgggttctttaaaaataaagaaacaagtgACGAACACGTGAAGTATGGTTCCTTTTCTCCAGGAAGGAAAATCCCTATTGGAAAAATACTTCTGAGCAGTTACTGACTGAGAAACGAGCAGCGAGAGGCATGCATGCCAGTAGAGAACTGCCAGCAGGCGTGTCTGTTCTACCAgaagtttttgctgttttctatCTGTATTTGCTAAGGCTTGATTGAAGACCTGAAGTTTTGTGAATACATGTTCATTCAATACATATATCTCGCTCTTACGAGTCGGTTTGAAACTGCATCTACCTTTGCTAACTATAAGTCTACACTTTTAGTAAATGACTTAGTGCACTTAGCATACGACTTCATTTCTTCAGCCTCTCTCAGGTTCAGCTCTACAGCAAAGGTTTAGCACTCACCCCTCTTGCCAAGGGATACCCAAAAAGCGTCGGGTTCCTTACTTTCTGCTGACAGAAAAGAGGGGCAAGGGCAAGGCTGGACCTGCAAAGCTCTGAAAGACCCTGGCTAGTTTTAGCCCAAAAGGAACCAGACCCATGCAAATTACTTGGCAATTTAATCCTGATGTGTTAGAAGAAGTGCAGGCCGATGTGAGGATGCATAATAGCGCGTTGTTGGAGGTGGGTGCTTTGTTCCGGCTCTTTAAAAGACATCGTTCTTGCTGAGGAGAGGAGCACATCATATCACAATTAAAATGTGTGGCAAATACTCCTTGGCATGCCAGCAGGTAGTGCCTTTTTATAGTCCTGGGTATCATCAGAGACCTGGAAATAATGGCTGAAGCCAGCgctataaaatataatttctttaaatgtaagaaaaaagaaaaactcggAAAATTGTTATGGCATTTTAACTAACTTCAAGTGTGCTGCCTGGTTCAGTCGCCCCTTTGATGTTGCAGCCGGGTGACCTGGCCTCCCCTGCCATTCATCACTGACTGGAAATCAAACTCTTCGGTTCTGCTTTACAGTCCTTCCTCTGTTCTGCTAATAAAcacaatgttatttaaaataaccaTTCAGGAGGCGTTCAAAGGGGATATCCATATATGAATTTTAGTGAGAGTGCAGTTTCTTGCTGCCAAGTCCTAACCTTCAAAATGCGATACAGAAAAAGATAGCATTAATCTAAATACGCGGCGTTGGATTCGTGAAGCGAGAGGCTCACAAATCCCTTCTCTCTTGTGGCGACTCTGTGATCAGAACCTCAGGGGAAatgtctttaattatttcatttcaccTTCATTTTTACAGTGTCAATCTATGGTTATGGTAACAGCTATATAAACACCAAAAAATCCTGTTTGTTAAAAGAGTATGATCTGAAGTGAAGTAGCTAATTCCCTCCCGACGGTCCCTGACACTGCTCAGCCAGTGGTGCGGGTGGCAGGCATGTTGGAGAGCTGTCCTGGAGGGGAGCAAGCTGTGGCTGTGGTGGACATGGTGCGTGTGTGACACACCTGGACATGGTGCGTGTGTAACATCAGCGTGAACCTTGTCTCCTGGCCTCATTTGAGTTGTGAACTCAGCAGTGATGTTTTAACTGCTTTATTTTATCAATACTGTGCTACCTGAGAAAGAGAGCTTCTGAATAACTCGGCATCTTACCCTGTTTGGTTTGCACTGTGCTAACAGCAAAGACGCGGTCATCGCTGTTTCAAAGCGAAGCCACGCTTGCCAGCAGCCCCGCAGGGAGCTGCCCGAGCAC
This Calonectris borealis chromosome 12, bCalBor7.hap1.2, whole genome shotgun sequence DNA region includes the following protein-coding sequences:
- the LOC142087299 gene encoding uncharacterized protein LOC142087299 gives rise to the protein MAPARPRSAASPRSAAAAGHHLGEVAGDGRAAAILGRCISAVGGAAPSWGSRVAPPGGVKWTNTVCCCKYSNIRHLAKCGRICRENEHSQLLSESGLWLTQGASCKVDEKEISPDHQCSAAEKNPTTTRKSINTCYSQIRRYLGSKVPAGKVKTKPPWTLHRRCDLTAGAVAPAAPGPAAPGPAAPGPAAPGPAAPGPAAPGPGSRSVPGARLPPAALLPLNIKRDARRALGPALARSGQSAGTRWFESRFEGSNGKLGDALV